The genomic window AACCTGCTGTTACACAACAAATGAAATTTATTGAAGATTATTTAGATGTTCAAGTAGTTGACCGAAAAAAGAATGGTATTAGACTTACCAAAGAAGGACAAATGCTTCACGCTATTGCTTTAAAGATTGAAAAATGTGTTGCAAATGGTGAAAAAGAGTTATTAAAAATTATGAATAAAAATGTAACCTTTGTATTTGGAGCATCTTTTATAATAGGAAATTATATATTACCTAGATTTTTAAATAATTTAAAAGAGAATATTCACAATGATGTTTCAATAAATGTTTCTGTTTCGCATGAAGCAATAGAAGATTTATTAGATAAAAAAATAGACATAGCTTTAGTTGAAAATTATGTTCCAAATGATGATATAGTTTATAGGGAATGGATGGAAGATGAAATTGTAATTTTTTCTAACCAAAAATTACCAGCAAAGGCTAAAGCAGAGGATTTATTATCTTATAAATGGGTATGTAGAAATCCTGAATCAAATACTAGATTATTATTTAAAGAAAATCTTGAAAAAGCAAATTTCCCTGATTGTGATACTTTTAATGTTACAAGTGAAGTTACATCAGCAACAACAATAGTGCAAACAGTTTTACATTCAGATAAAAATCAAACACCAACTGTTTCTATTGTTTCAAGAAATGCAATAGATTCACTTTTAAAATCTGGGGCTTTATTTGAATCAAGAATTAATAATCAAAAAATGTTAAGAAAATTATATATAGCATATAGAAAAGATAGAAAGCATGATGCATTTATAGAAAATGTTGTAGACTATCTACTTAAAATGAAATAATATTAGGGTAAAAAAGCCCTAATACATTTTATCAATAAATCTCTCTTTTAATCAAATTTTTAAAAAAGGTAAAAAATGGATTCAATAGATAAAATAGAACTTACATATCTTCAAATAGAAGACCACCAAAACATAGTTTCATTAATGAATGACGAATACAAAGATTTAGAAGATTCAAGTTGGTCAATGGAAGAATATTCAACATTATTAAAAAAATTTCCCAAAGGTCAAGTTGCCATTAAAATAGATGGTGAATTAGCAGGTTTTGCACTTAGTATTGTTGTAGATTATAATAAATTTGATGATTCTCACACCTACAAAGAAATCACTGGAAACTACACTTTTAACACCCACGATAACAATGGAGACACTCTTTATGGAGTTGATGTTTTTGTTAGTAAAAAATATAGAGGATTACGATTAGGACGAAGACTTTATGAATTTAGACAAGAGCTTTGTGAAGAGTTAAATTTAAAAGGAATTATTTTTGGGGGAAGACTTCCAAATTATAAAAAATATTCTGAAAGTTTAACACCAAAAGAGTATATTTCAAAAGTTAGAGAAAGAGAAATTTATGATCCTGTATTAAACTTTCAACTTTCAAATGATTTTTATGTAAAAAGGGTTTTGAAAAACTACCTTGAAGGTGATATAGAAAGTTGTGAATATGCTTCTTTATTAGCATGGGATAATATCTACTATACAAAACCATCTATAAAACCTATGCATCAAAAAACTGTTATCAGATTAGGACTTATTCAATGGCAAGTAAGACCATATAAAAATATTGAAGAAGTTCTAGAACAAGCGGAATATTTTGTTGATGCTGTGTCGAATTATAGAAGTGATTTTGCTTTATTCCCAGAGTTTTTTAATGCTCCACTTATGGCTGCTTTTAATCATTTAGGAGAAGCTGAAGCAATAAGAAAATTAGCTAAATTCACACCAAAATTCAAAGAAGAGTTTTCAAGACTTGCTATTGCTTATAATATTAATATTATTACGGGAAGCATGCCTGAGTTAGTTAATGGTAACTTATATAATGTTGGTTTTGTATGTAAAAGAGATGGTTCAGTTGAGAAATATGCAAAAATACATGTAACTCCTGATGAGAAAAAAGTTTGGGGATTAAAAGGTTCAAATAGTATAAAAACATTTGATACAGATTGTGGAAAAATTGGTGTTTTAATTTGTTATGATAGTGAATTCCCTGAGTTAGGAAGAATATTAGCAAAAGAGGGAATGGATATTTTATTTATACCCTTTTTAACTGATACACAAAATGGATATTCAAGAGTAAAAATTTGTGCCCAAGCTAGAGCTGTTGAAAATGAATGTTATGTTGCAATTGCAGGATGCGTAGGTAATCTTCCTAAAGTTGCCAATATGGATATTCAATACGCTCAATCAGCTGTATTTACCCCTTGTGATTTTGCGTTTCCACCAAATGGAATAAAAGCAGAATCAACTCCAAATACTGAAATGATTTTAGTGGCTGATGTTGATTTAGAATTGTTAAAAGAACTTCATAATTTAGGAAGTGTAACTAATTTAAAAGATAGAAGAACTGATATTTATGAAGTAGAATTAAAAAGTTAAGATTAGAGTTTTAAAACTCTAATTCTTAGTTTTTAGTAATTTAATCCCTCTTTTTCTAAAGCCAATCTGATATTTTTCATTTGGGTATGTTTATCTCTACACCAATCAGGTGATAAAAGTGTACTGTCATTAATTCCAGCAGTTATTCTTTGAATAGAAATATTTTCAGGTAAATCTTTAATTGACTTAACAACTGTATCAATATAAAGTTCTTCACTAATCGGAGTAAATCTACCTTTTTTAAATTCATTTGTTAAAAGTGTATTTTTCACAACATATAAAGGATGAAATTTGATAGAATCTACCTTTAACTCAACTGTTTGTCTAAATGTTTCAAGCATCATTTCTTGTGTTTCATTTGGTAAACCATAAATCAAATGTCCGCAAACATTTAATCCTTTTTCTTTACTTCTATTAATCCAATATCTCATATTAGAAGCGTTGTCCCCACGATTTATATTGATTAATGTTTCATCATAAAAAGATTGAATACCAAACTCTATCCATATCTCTTTATTTTTTGATAAATCAACTAAATAATCTAGTATTTCATCTGTAACACAATCTGTTCTCGTTCCAATACTTAAACCAACTACATTATCAAAACTTAATGCTTTTTCATATAAGGCTTTTAGCGTTGCAAAAGGGGCATAAGTATTTGTAAAAGATTGAAAATAAACCAAAAATTTTTTAGTTCCAAATTTATTTTCTAATCTTTTTTTTGTTGCAGTAAACTGCATTTCTAATTGTTTTAATTGATTGTCTAAATATGGATTTTCATTAATTCTAGGATTTAGTTTAAACTTAGTTTTTTTCTCTTGCAGATTAGGAGAAAAGGAGTCATTTTCACAAAATGAACATCCTCCTTTTGCCACAGTTCCATCAATATTTGGACAAGTAAAACCAGATATTGAGATAGGAACTTTATAAACTTTTTCACCAAACTTATTTTTTAAATATCTTCCGATAGTTAATACATTTTTTAATTCACTCATTCTACTCTTTTACGAAATAGTCCCCATCAAAACTCTCTAGGGCATAATTTCTATCATTTCCAATAGCATTTACTAAATCTTCAACTGATAGATATTCTAAACTATCTGCTTCAATATATTTACAAACTTCTTCTTTACTCATATTATTAGAGATTAACTCTTCTTTATGAGGTGTATCTATTCCATAATAACATGGGAATTTGATTTCTGGACTTGCAACTCTAAAGTGTACTTCTTTAGCACCTGCTTCTTTTAATATTTTTACAATTCTTTTTGAAGTAGTTCCTCTTACAATCGAATCATCGATAACTAATAGAGATTTTCCAGCAATTAGAGATTTCATAGGACTTAATTTCATTTTTACTTTTAAATCTCTCATCTCTTGAGTTGGTTCAATAAATGTTCTTCCAATATAATGATTTCTAATAATTCCCAATTCAAAAGGTATACCGCTTTGAGCAGCATAACCAAGGGCTGCTGGAACTCCAGAATCTGGTACAGGAATAACCATATCAACTTTTATATGAGAATTTTCATCATTTTTTGCTAAAACTTTTCCCATGTCTTCTCTTGCTCTATATACACTTTTACCATCAATTACAGAATCAGGTCTAGCAAAATAAACATATTCAAAGGCACATGGTCTATACTCTGGTTCAAATAGTTGTATTGATTCAGGCTCTTGATTTTCACTAAAAATCAACATTTCTCCAGGTCTTATATCTCTTAAAAATTCAGCATCAACTAAATCAAAAGCACAAGTTTCACTGGCAACTATATATCCACCACTTTTCAATTTTCCAAGTGATAGTGGTCTAATTCCATATCTATCTCTAATAACAAACTGTTTTGCCCTACTTTGAACAATAAAACAGTATGCACCAATAGTTTTTGTTAATGCTTCTTTAATTCTATCTCTTAATCTATCTTTTGTATTTTTTGCAATTAGATGAATTAAATTTTCAGTATCCATCCCTGTTTGGAAAATAGCACCTTTATCAATTAAATCTTGTCTAACTTCATCTTTATTAATTAAATTTCCATTATGAACGATAGAGATTTCACCGAGTTTATATTTAGCATAAACAGGTTGTGCATCTAAAATCGAGTCTCCACCAGCTGTTGAATATCTATTATGACCTATTGCCATATTTCCTTTTAGATATTTTAGTGCATCATCAGTAAATACTTCTGAAACTAAACCTCTGTCTTTTTTTGTATAGATTTTTCCATCACATGATGATGAGATACCTGTAGCTTCTTGACCTCTGTGTTGCATTGCAAACAAAGCAACTGAGGCCAGTCTTGCAGCATTATTATTCCCGTAAATTCCAACTATTGCGCACATATTTAATTTTCCTTATAGACCTAAAGCGTCATTGATTGAGTATAGTTTAGCTTCTTTTCCAATAATCCATTTTGCAACTTTAATTGCACCTTTTGAAAAAGTATTTCTAGCAGTTGCAGTATGATTTAATTCCAAAAATTCGCCATCATTGTATAATCCAACCGTATGACGACCTACAATATCTCCACCTCTTAAAGCCATTACTGCAATTTCATCTTTAGTTCTAGCTCCAATATTCCCATCCCGTCCAGAAATTCGTACATCATCTAAATCTAAATCTCTTGCACTTGCAGCATGTTCTGCAAGTGTTAACGCTGTTCCAGATGGGGAATCTACTTTATTTCTATGATGTTGCTCAACAATTTCAATATCAAAATCTCTTAAAGTTTTAGAGGCAAGTGCTACTAATTTATTTAAAACAGCAACTCCAAGACTCATGTTTGTTGCATATAAAATAGGTACGATTTTACTAGCTTCAAACAATAAATTTTGCTGATGCTTACTAAATCCAGTAGTTGCAATAACAAGCGGTTTATTTGCTCCATTTTCTACAACTTCAGTTAGAAGTGCTTCAGTTGCAGCTGGTGCACTAAAATCAATAATTACATCTGATGAATCGAATAATACTTTCATATCATTTGTTACAATTGTATCAGCAGGTAAATTTTTAACTAATTTATCTTTTACATATACTGCTGATACTCTTGCTTGACTATCATTTGTTAAATCATCAATTAAAAGTGAACCTACCCTTCCTGTACTACCTAAAATACCTATTTTAATCATTTAAAAACTTCCTTATCCTAAATATTCAATAATATTGACAGCAGCAGTTGCACCATCACCCGCTGCACAAACTACTTGTTTTGGAGCATCAATTCTAATATCTCCTGCTGCATAAAGACCAGAAACTGATGTTCTCATTCTTAAATCAACAATAACTTCACCAGCTTCATTTAAATTACAAAGGAAACTACCATCTTCTTGTTTTAATGGAGCATTTAATACATCACGACCAACAAAAATAAATACACCTGGAGTTGGTAAATCTCTTATTTCACCAGTTTCTCTGTGTTTTACTTTTATACCTTGAACTCCACTCATATCACCATAAACTTCTTCAACAGTAACATTTGTAACTTCTTCAATATTTTGGGCATGCTTCATATGTTCAATTGTACTTGGAGCTGCTCTATATGTATCTCGTCTGTGAACTAAATAAACTTTTGAACACATTTTTGATAAATAAACAGCCTCTTCAATAGCAGAATCTCCACCACCAATTACTGTAACTTCTTTTCCTCTATAGAAAAATCCATCACAAGTTGCACAAGTTGAAACACCTTTACCAAAAAATTCATTTTCACCTTTAAATCCAGCACGTTTAGGAACAGAACCAGTTGCAATTAAAACTGTTTTTGCTTGAAACTCTTTTTTGTCATTTGTAGTCAAGGTAAAAATATCACCATTTTTTGTAACTCTATCAATTTGTGCCATTTCATGTTTTAAACCAAATCTTTGACATTGTTCAGGCCAATTTGCCATTAAATCCATACCTGAAACAACTTCTGATTGTCCTGGATAATTTTCAATCTCTGATGAACTTGTAATTTGTCCTCCTGGCATTCCCATTTCAAACATAACTACATTTTTTAATCCACCTCTTGTTGCATATAAACCAGCTGTTAATCCTGCGGGTCCTCCACCAATTATTGCTAAATCTAACATGTTAAATCCTTATTTTATATTAAATAATCTATAGTATTTTTTGAAGCTCTAATAATACAAAAACATTTGTAAGTTATAGGTTAAACAAATACTAAATATCAAGGATAAATTTTATCCAATAATAATTTATATTAATCTTAAATCGATAAAATAGTTTTTAGAATAAAAAAAGGGAGAAGTAAAAACTTCTCCCTTTTTAATTAATTGTCGTATATATTATAATAATGAGTTAATTTTATCAGTAAATGCTTGTTTAGAAGAAGCACCAACCATAGTTTCAACAACTTCACCATTTTTCATGAATAAAATTGTAGGAATTGATCTGATTCCATATTTAACTGCTAAATCTTGTTCTTCATCAGTATTAACCTTACAAATATTAGCTTTTCCTTCAAAGTCAGCAGCTAATTCTTCAATAACTGGAGCAATCATTCTACAAGGTCCACACCAAGGAGCCCAGAAATCTACCATAGATACACCAGCTTTTGTAACTTCTTCAAAATTTGCAGGAGTTAATTCAATATATTTTCCCATTTTATTTCCTTAATTATTAAATTTTTAATTTCATTCTATCTAACATGTTTATCTTATAAATTAAACTTAATCATTATAACTTGTGAAAACTTAAATTTTGTTTTACATTATTTAAGTTTTACTAATCAAGGCTAAATAATATTTTCGTTAAAATAAAACAATTTAATTTAAATGGATAAATTTATGGATATCAGAAAAGAATATTTAGAGTTTTTTAAAAGTAAAGGACATGATGTAATATCATCAATGCCACTAGTTCCAGATGATCCTACATTAATGTTTACAAATGCAGGTATGGTTCAATTTAAAGACATTTTTACAGGTGCAATTCCAAGACCTAAAAATCCAACAGCTACATCGTGCCAATTATGTGTAAGAGCTGGTGGAAAGCACAATGATTTAGAAAATGTTGGCTATACAGCACGACATCATACACTATTTGAGATGTTAGGTAATTTCTCATTCGGAGATTATTTCAAAGAAGATGCTATTGCTTATGCATGGGAATTTATAACTGTAAATTTAGCTTTACCTATAGAAAAATTGTGGGTAACTGTTCACGAAAATGATGATGAAGCATTTAATATTTGGTCAAAATATATCAACACTTCAAGAATTATAAAATTTGGAGATAAAGATAACTTTTGGGCAATGGGAGATACTGGTGCTTGTGGACCTTGCAGCGAAATATTTTATGACCAAGGGGAAGAACACTTCAATAGCGAAGAAGATAAAATGGGTGGAGATGGTGATAGATTTTTAGAAATCTGGAACTTAGTTTTCATGCAATATGAAAGAACAGCTGATGGAAAATTAAATCCATTACCAAAACCTTCTATTGATACAGGGATGGGACTTGAAAGAGTTATCGCTATCAAAGAAGGCGTTTTAAATAACTTTGACTCATCTAATTTTAAACCAATCATTGAAAAAATTGAAGAGTTAGCAGGTAAAAAAGCAACTAACGAGAATATTGGTTCATATAGAGTAATTGCTGACCATTTAAGAGCTACATCATTTATGTTATCTCAAGGTATTTTATTTGGAAATGAAGGAAGACCTTATGTATTAAGAAGAATTCTTAGACGAGCAGTTAGACATGGATATTTAATTGGTTTTAGAAAACCATTTATGGCAAAACTTCTTGATACTCTTATTAATATAATGGGTGGACATTATTCTGAACTTGTTGAAAATAAGAATTTCATAAAAGATCAATTAACACTAGAAGAAGATAGATTCTTTAAAACTATTGATTTAGGAATGTCTTTATTTAATGATGAATTAGAAAATACAAAAGAAATTTTCTCTGGTGAAATTGCATTTAAACTTTATGATACTTATGGATTCCCTTTAGATTTAACAGAAGATATGTTAAGAGATAGAGATTTAAAAGTTGATTTAACTAAATTCGATGAATTAATGAATGCTCAAAAAGCTATGGCAAAAGCTGCATGGAAAGGAAGTGGAGATTCTTCTAATGAAGGTGATTTCAAACAACTAATCGAGAAATATGGAATAAATGAATTTGTTGGTTATGATAATGTTACATATAAATCAAAAATCGTTGCCTTATTAGATGAAAATTTCAAAGAGGTTCAATCTTTAAATGAAAACTCTATTGGTTGGGTAATGCTAGATAAA from Arcobacter venerupis includes these protein-coding regions:
- the alaS gene encoding alanine--tRNA ligase yields the protein MDIRKEYLEFFKSKGHDVISSMPLVPDDPTLMFTNAGMVQFKDIFTGAIPRPKNPTATSCQLCVRAGGKHNDLENVGYTARHHTLFEMLGNFSFGDYFKEDAIAYAWEFITVNLALPIEKLWVTVHENDDEAFNIWSKYINTSRIIKFGDKDNFWAMGDTGACGPCSEIFYDQGEEHFNSEEDKMGGDGDRFLEIWNLVFMQYERTADGKLNPLPKPSIDTGMGLERVIAIKEGVLNNFDSSNFKPIIEKIEELAGKKATNENIGSYRVIADHLRATSFMLSQGILFGNEGRPYVLRRILRRAVRHGYLIGFRKPFMAKLLDTLINIMGGHYSELVENKNFIKDQLTLEEDRFFKTIDLGMSLFNDELENTKEIFSGEIAFKLYDTYGFPLDLTEDMLRDRDLKVDLTKFDELMNAQKAMAKAAWKGSGDSSNEGDFKQLIEKYGINEFVGYDNVTYKSKIVALLDENFKEVQSLNENSIGWVMLDKTPFYATSGGQSGDIGALEDNRHIAIIEETSKFHGLNLSKVKVANSTIKQGELVDAVVVNRYEIAKHHSATHLLQSALKMVLGDSVSQAGSLNDSSRLRFDFTYPKAMTTAQIDEVEDLVNTMISRGIAGNIEELPIDQAKNKGAIAMFGEKYGDMVRVVSFSDVSVEFCGGTHVKNTADIGSFYIVKESGVSAGVRRIEAVCGTAAIAYTKEIITAMNDIKAEIKNNDVISGIKKLKEQIKDLKKEVETAQSQTSAPISEELIGDTKVVVAVVENGDLKKIVDDLKNANEKLAVLLLQAKDDKVLIVAGSKNTNIKAGEWIKNIAPIVGGGGGGRPDFAQAGGKDVTKVEDAKIAALAYAKENL
- the dapB gene encoding 4-hydroxy-tetrahydrodipicolinate reductase, yielding MIKIGILGSTGRVGSLLIDDLTNDSQARVSAVYVKDKLVKNLPADTIVTNDMKVLFDSSDVIIDFSAPAATEALLTEVVENGANKPLVIATTGFSKHQQNLLFEASKIVPILYATNMSLGVAVLNKLVALASKTLRDFDIEIVEQHHRNKVDSPSGTALTLAEHAASARDLDLDDVRISGRDGNIGARTKDEIAVMALRGGDIVGRHTVGLYNDGEFLELNHTATARNTFSKGAIKVAKWIIGKEAKLYSINDALGL
- the trxA gene encoding thioredoxin produces the protein MGKYIELTPANFEEVTKAGVSMVDFWAPWCGPCRMIAPVIEELAADFEGKANICKVNTDEEQDLAVKYGIRSIPTILFMKNGEVVETMVGASSKQAFTDKINSLL
- a CDS encoding bifunctional GNAT family N-acetyltransferase/carbon-nitrogen hydrolase family protein gives rise to the protein MDSIDKIELTYLQIEDHQNIVSLMNDEYKDLEDSSWSMEEYSTLLKKFPKGQVAIKIDGELAGFALSIVVDYNKFDDSHTYKEITGNYTFNTHDNNGDTLYGVDVFVSKKYRGLRLGRRLYEFRQELCEELNLKGIIFGGRLPNYKKYSESLTPKEYISKVREREIYDPVLNFQLSNDFYVKRVLKNYLEGDIESCEYASLLAWDNIYYTKPSIKPMHQKTVIRLGLIQWQVRPYKNIEEVLEQAEYFVDAVSNYRSDFALFPEFFNAPLMAAFNHLGEAEAIRKLAKFTPKFKEEFSRLAIAYNINIITGSMPELVNGNLYNVGFVCKRDGSVEKYAKIHVTPDEKKVWGLKGSNSIKTFDTDCGKIGVLICYDSEFPELGRILAKEGMDILFIPFLTDTQNGYSRVKICAQARAVENECYVAIAGCVGNLPKVANMDIQYAQSAVFTPCDFAFPPNGIKAESTPNTEMILVADVDLELLKELHNLGSVTNLKDRRTDIYEVELKS
- a CDS encoding TIGR01212 family radical SAM protein (This family includes YhcC from E. coli K-12, an uncharacterized radical SAM protein.); the encoded protein is MSELKNVLTIGRYLKNKFGEKVYKVPISISGFTCPNIDGTVAKGGCSFCENDSFSPNLQEKKTKFKLNPRINENPYLDNQLKQLEMQFTATKKRLENKFGTKKFLVYFQSFTNTYAPFATLKALYEKALSFDNVVGLSIGTRTDCVTDEILDYLVDLSKNKEIWIEFGIQSFYDETLININRGDNASNMRYWINRSKEKGLNVCGHLIYGLPNETQEMMLETFRQTVELKVDSIKFHPLYVVKNTLLTNEFKKGRFTPISEELYIDTVVKSIKDLPENISIQRITAGINDSTLLSPDWCRDKHTQMKNIRLALEKEGLNY
- a CDS encoding LysR family transcriptional regulator, with the protein product MLTDFAKLETFLTVVREKSFSKASAKLGISQPAVTQQMKFIEDYLDVQVVDRKKNGIRLTKEGQMLHAIALKIEKCVANGEKELLKIMNKNVTFVFGASFIIGNYILPRFLNNLKENIHNDVSINVSVSHEAIEDLLDKKIDIALVENYVPNDDIVYREWMEDEIVIFSNQKLPAKAKAEDLLSYKWVCRNPESNTRLLFKENLEKANFPDCDTFNVTSEVTSATTIVQTVLHSDKNQTPTVSIVSRNAIDSLLKSGALFESRINNQKMLRKLYIAYRKDRKHDAFIENVVDYLLKMK
- the trxB gene encoding thioredoxin-disulfide reductase, which codes for MLDLAIIGGGPAGLTAGLYATRGGLKNVVMFEMGMPGGQITSSSEIENYPGQSEVVSGMDLMANWPEQCQRFGLKHEMAQIDRVTKNGDIFTLTTNDKKEFQAKTVLIATGSVPKRAGFKGENEFFGKGVSTCATCDGFFYRGKEVTVIGGGDSAIEEAVYLSKMCSKVYLVHRRDTYRAAPSTIEHMKHAQNIEEVTNVTVEEVYGDMSGVQGIKVKHRETGEIRDLPTPGVFIFVGRDVLNAPLKQEDGSFLCNLNEAGEVIVDLRMRTSVSGLYAAGDIRIDAPKQVVCAAGDGATAAVNIIEYLG
- the purF gene encoding amidophosphoribosyltransferase, translating into MCAIVGIYGNNNAARLASVALFAMQHRGQEATGISSSCDGKIYTKKDRGLVSEVFTDDALKYLKGNMAIGHNRYSTAGGDSILDAQPVYAKYKLGEISIVHNGNLINKDEVRQDLIDKGAIFQTGMDTENLIHLIAKNTKDRLRDRIKEALTKTIGAYCFIVQSRAKQFVIRDRYGIRPLSLGKLKSGGYIVASETCAFDLVDAEFLRDIRPGEMLIFSENQEPESIQLFEPEYRPCAFEYVYFARPDSVIDGKSVYRAREDMGKVLAKNDENSHIKVDMVIPVPDSGVPAALGYAAQSGIPFELGIIRNHYIGRTFIEPTQEMRDLKVKMKLSPMKSLIAGKSLLVIDDSIVRGTTSKRIVKILKEAGAKEVHFRVASPEIKFPCYYGIDTPHKEELISNNMSKEEVCKYIEADSLEYLSVEDLVNAIGNDRNYALESFDGDYFVKE